The Molothrus ater isolate BHLD 08-10-18 breed brown headed cowbird chromosome 10, BPBGC_Mater_1.1, whole genome shotgun sequence sequence TCTATGGAAAAATTGTGTAGATATTTGTATGTCTATTTTTTTAGATAGCATGGCTTAATAGAGGTATTCACTGTGAAATAATATGTTAGATATCCAGTATAGATATAGATATCCAAAcagtaattatttctttttagaacAGAAGTCATTATAGGTATCAAAGAAATTCAATCAGATTAACTGCTGACTCTAGACTACTTACATGATTTAACAGTTATTTGAAGGAACAATCAATCACAAAatgctttctattttttaatttcagataatTCAGGAATTGAAAAGCAAAGATGTTAGCAAATCTTTCCGAAAATCAATAAACAAAAAGCAAGGTATTACAGCAATTGGAGGAACATCAGCAATATCTagtgaggggacacagcactCTTATTCAGGTAAGAAATAATTAAACATGGGCAAATTTTCCATGGAGGAAGACTTTGAATTTGCTTTATAGATAAAACAGAACCTAACTGGAAACTGTTGgcaataaaagcaaattaacaCAGCAAAAGCATGTGGAGATGGACAAATAAGTGTGGGTGATAGTTTATTATCTCTGTTCAGATGTTGCTCAGTTTCACTCTTAGTTGCACTTGGAGGCAAGTTGGGCATCTGTGTGAGagcaaaagaggaaaacaagcaCTGACACCTTGTGGGGGAGGAAATAGCCCCTTTGGCATACTTCTAGTAAAGCTAGTCAGGTTTTTGCCTTCATTATGTGCTAATGGACACTCATTCCTATATTCagataaaaaaatgaatgaatccTGATTTTCATTTCCACAGTGTTAACTAACATGAACTAAAACCCCACTAACAAACTACCACATATCCTTTCTGGATGGACTGCCCTCCTCAGCTGTCTCTGCATCATGGAATTGTTCACTTGTACATGCTTTTTGTATAGACTGTCTCTCTCTGAAGAAGCAGCTTTTAATATTTGATCTGTTTCTTTCTACCTCCCCCTGCTGCATGTAATTTAAGTTGGTAATTGTGCCTAATTGCATTGCAGCTCCTAGCCAGAGTGTGCACCACCTTCTAGGATCATATTGCAGTCAGCAATATTGCAACTTTTTTGATTAAGTCTGGAATTTGTGTTGTCCCAGACTGTATTAAGGTTCTGTATTTGAGGAAGATTTACTTTGATTAACCAAAGGTGGCAATATCCTCTGTTTCAGTAGGATTCCAGCACCAGCTATACCTGGTACATCCTTAAAGCAGGGGATATGCTCCATCCCAAAGGATGCTTGTAGGGCATCAGAAGTGATTCTTTAgatgcagttttatttttggttgaGAGAAACAAACCCCACTAGAGCACGATTCACCTGGCCTGGCCTCACCCAGCATCTCATTTATGATGAGGTGAAGTGTGCTCTAGAATTTCACATTGTTTCCCATTGACAGTGAAAGAAGCATAGTGAGTCAGTGCTTCTTGAGGTGAGGTGAATACCATCTGTAGTCTTTGGGAATTTGGGTACTGAGACCTGATTGACTGTTATCCAAATAAGCTTTCCTAGATACATAGTAATAAATTATGCACTGAATatgaaagagaatttaaaaCTGAGATATTAAACTTCTTCAGTTTCTCAAAGCTAAAGACAGCTCAGCAGTTCAGCTCAGTCTCAGAAGGCTGCCCGTCTCTAAAGTCCAGCAGAAGGCTGAATGAAACACTGCATTTTGAGCAAACAGTGCATGGAGTGAGATGTTGCATATTTCAGATGAGacattttccccccttctttgTAATTGCTGAGAAACCAAATCTGAAGTCAACCTTGAGGACACACCTTCTCTAAGATGTTCCTATGATACTCATGTTATCCTTCAGAAAATCACCAGGTACTTAGAGTGTGCAATGGGAGAAAGGCCAATCTATACTTAgcattttttgtgttctttctcattggactgatttttttaataactgacCTCTGTGaaattaaggggtttttttgcagatgAACCTCTTTGACCCAAGTATGCTGTTACTAGTATGTCTTCATGGAAATgttcatcttttattttaatgctgtctttcttttcagaggaagaaaaagttgCTTTTGTTAATTGGATAAATAAAGCTCTACAAGATGACCCAGACTGTAAGCACCTCCTACCAATGAACCCATCAGATGCCAGTCTGTTTAAATCCCTTGCAGATGGCATCCTTCTTTGGTGAGTCCATGGCTATGAGAAGGAAATTCATCTCAAAGGTTAAATGCTGATCACAGTGACATGCATAAGAAAACTTTAGACAGGTGTTAACATCAACACCCCagtcttaaatatttcatttgtttgcccatagaaatgtgatttttaacatattttctaTGTGACTCTGTGGATACATTATAGAAGCAGTTTTCCACTTCAGACCCATAATTATACATGCCAGATATGTGCATGCTGTTTATAAAGGAGATAATTAAACAGTTCATTAATTCATtacttgaaataatttcaaaaattgactatttaaaatatttttaaagttactaCTTACAGTCATTAAGTAATGGGGTATCAGGAACAGAAATCTGAATGAAATCCATGGCAAAACATAGAGCATATAGTAGGTCCCTTAACTTTAGTCTGCTGTAAGTTTCTAGTTAAAGTGGATTACTAGTACCCACTGACACACCATGGTAACAAGGGATTAGCTGTTAGTATTGATGTGAATTAGTCTTTGAGATCACGAAGATACAAGGTACTACAGAAATACACTGATTATACTACAGTTTTTCAGTAGAGACCATTTAAGTTACTTTGGTTACATTTTAATCTCAGGAGCTTTCTTTGACAGTTATAGATTATGATCTATAAATTATAAAAGGAAGATGCAATATATTATCTGGGGCATTCTGAATGAATGTGCAGTTATTTAATGGGGGAGTGGAGATTTAGAcaatggtctttttttttttatcttgtcaGAAATGTTTGCAGCTAGTTGAGTGTCAGTATTTTATAAccaaataatatattttctgagAAATGGAAGCTTGAATAAATTCTTGACTTTTCTTTCTTAGCAAAATGATCAACTTTTCACAACCAGATACAATTGATGAAAGGGCTATTAATAAGAAAAAGCTCACTCCTTTCACTATTTCTGTAAGTACTGCATGGATAGGACCTTGCcacaaatgaaaaagtaaagtatttttctgttttaatgacAGTTCTCctggtggagaaaaaaaatattaaaaatcatacatagtaaaaaaaatcctgaagcaTGAGATTGTATTTTCTAATAAACTCTACTGTATTCTCCTATTTCTTAGATGATTtacagaaaaaagttttttcttgttttctctaattttttccctattagctatttttgttttgccttaCTGAGTacctgaagaaaataattttagactTTGAGTGGATAGCCAGGTTGTATTTTAGCCATGCAGAAAGTATCTCTGTGGCTGTATATTCTGTGATAGGATGATACACTTACAATACTAGAGACTAGCTTTGACAGAGGATGAGGAGATCTATTTTAATTGTGTATGAAGTCAGAAAATTTTGACAGAAACAGTTTTTAAGAACTTAGTTTGGGTTTAAGAAAACAGGTCTGGAAAGGGAAGTAGATCCATAAGTTACAGACGCAATGAGAAAAAACTGTTGACAAAAACCTCAGCTAAATGGCAGACTTCATTTTGGGCAGTGAtgttaaaatatgaaaagttaAACCACACTCTATGTTCTAAATCCTCCACGTGGGTTTTGTAATCACTACTTATTTGAAAAAGATTTGTCAGCAAAGATGATACTGCATGTGTTATGTTGCCTCTGTAGATAGTGAAATATGACACAAGAAAATAGTAACACTGATGAGAGCTGCCAGCTATTTTTTCTTGGAATCTTTGTCAATATCTCTGACAATCACTAGCTTTACTTTGAATGTCAGGGTTTTGAATTGTCTTGATTTTCTTATGCTCTTCATTCAATTACAGTTTAACAATTGCTTGAATAAATGTGTAAGATTAAGATGGGGTGACAGTGATGTCAGTAGTATCCTGCACAGGACTCCATGCAGGAATTCCATATGAACATGTTTTTCAGGATCAAGCCTCTGATATTTATACAAATCAATGCAATGCATATGCAGTGCATACTGGGCAGCACTGATACTTAGgaattacaaaaaatatttttattaaaatattcctcAGTAATCCCAGCTGCAGAAGGTGGCCCACAATTTTTAGGTGTGTCCATATTAAACACTGtcattgttttcattaaattttgGTAAGATGCAAGGTAGTTCACAAAAACCCTCCAGAGTGCAGTTTTCCGTTGGAAGCCATTGAACTAATGCATTATTTCTTCCAAAGTTTAATATGAATAATTTTACTAAAAATACAATCTCCCAAGTTTGTTCAATGATAATATTCCAAATAGGAAAACCTAAACCTGGCTCTGAACTCAGCATCTGCCATTGGCTGCACAGTTGTCAATATTGGATCACAAGATTTGCAAGAAGGAAAGCCACACTTGGTATTGGGACTCCTGTGGCAGATCATTAAAGTTGGCCTTTTTGCTGATATTGAGATCTCCAGAAATGAAGGTAAGAGTAATGCCAGGTATAGCAATGCCAGCCCCTTGGAATTAGCTCAGACCACAATAGCAGTGATTTCAGCTTTCTTTCAAACTTGCTTTTAGCTCTTATTGCCTTGCTAAATGAAGGGGAAGAGCTGGATCAGTTAATGAAGCTCTCCCCAGAAGACCTCTTGCTGCGCTGGGTGAATTACCATCTGGCCAATGCAGGGTGGCAGAAAATCACTAACTTCAGCCAAGACATTAAGGTATGTAGTTATTTCTTCTCATAATTGAACACAGTGGTATTAAAACACACAGTgcatagaaaaaaattgtcagatCAGAAGAATTTAGATACTATAGTAATCTGCTTTATCTGACTGCAGGTTTAGCCTGCATTTTTCAACATTGAAAGAGCATTTATTTGATCTCTTCTATCCTATTTAGTTGCTCATCCCTTGTATTATCATATCACAGTGCAAAGTGAACATTTCCAACAAGCTGATAGTCAGGGAAGTTCTAATGTTGTTAAATGTCTATTAGAGTTATTTAGGATAATTTGCACCATCTTACAAGCTGCCTAATAACTGCCAGTCAGTGCTTTGCTGGTGTGTCAGCTGACTGCCACGGGGGCTGAAAGATTCCTTCTCTCTTCAGTCATTCTGCAaaggcaggcagagcactgTAGTagcccagctgagcagagaacacagcaactttttaaaatggaaagcaaaGGAGGAAGACTGCCTTAAGGTGGTTAAACCTCCTTTCATTGGAGAAAACCATGTCCTTAATGGGTTTTGGCTATCTGCTGCACCATTCAGCAAGTTACATCATTTCAAATGCTGCCAAGAAGGCTGTTATTAAAGCAGACTGTAACTAGAGTTTTATATGAAAACTGCTACtttgctaaaaaaaattatatgctGCTTAAGAGAAGTAGTAAACACTTCTAGAACTAGtaggggtttgttttttcttctagtttgtTACTGCAAAATTGATCCTTTTTGTGGGCGACCACATAAATTTGCCATGAATATCTTAATTACAACAGTGCAGTTAATATTCAGCAGAATAAATTTAACCAGCATTGTCCAGAATAATTAGCAGAtattccttttctctgtctctggCTAAGTAAGTTCTGTGTGAAACAGGGTAGTAAAATGGCTATATGACCTCATCCATATTTACTGAAATTAGGGTGTTGTATATTTGACTCCTATGGCTTTTGGATTGGAGTATTAAAGTAATAAATATCTAGGAAAGGCTACaaacttgctgctttttttttttttttgttacactGTTTTAGGATTCAAGAGCATACTACCATTTATTAAATGAGATTGCACCCAAAGGAGATGACCCTGAACAATTGCCTATTAAAATTGACTTTACAGGATTTCATGTAAGTAtccagaaatgtaaaaatagaCTGGAATTCTCTGAGATCTCTGTGTATGTATCCAACAATCTGGTGACCAGGTTATCCCTGAATCCTCTTCTGTTTCCTAAGGTGTGCAAAAATTCAGCCAGATTGCTCAGTGTTACAAAAGCTCAAATGAGCAAAAGCTTGATTAAGTTCTACAGTGCTGCTGAAACAGGATAATGATTCCTGCAGTCAAAAGTTTGGAGCTATGTTTCACTTGGAGTAGTGTATATTGATTTTCACTTGGGTCGTCTAACATGAATATTACAGCATTCTGCTCAGTTCTCCTGTTCTGGAATTCAGACAAGGAAGAACAGACTTTACAAACCTTTGTTCCTTCCTCTAACCAAACAGCATTTAGAAATAACATGTGAGCCCTTCCAATAACCAGCAGCAAAGTGTGGCATCCATCAAGCTTTAAGTTGTAAAGGGACAGAGGGTCTAAAACCAGCCTACATTGATGTGGAAGCACTTGTCTAAGCTGCTTCATAATGCCTGTTGGAAGGATTATTCTGGGAGTGCATTTGCTGCAAAGTTGAACTGTGTGCCTGAGATACTGATATATATTAATCAGAATATACAGTAGAATCTCATTATTCATTATAAGCATGAAACCCATGTGCATGATTGTTTGCTTACATGCTTCAGTTCTCTTAAATtccttgtttgctttgtttactcttgtttgggattttttgagAGTGAGAGTAGAAGTAAATTTTTTCCATGCAATTTCCTACAGTTCATATGATCACATTTTGTAATGAACCAGTATTTTACTAATAAGGACTAACGAAGAAAACATAAGTTGCCAACTTATGAtgattaagagaaaaaaatattaaaaggacAGCAAGTTGGAAGCATTCAAACTCTTACTGGAACTACTtgagaatataattttaaagcagTGATGGTGAACCTTTGGTACATGTAGGAGGATAAGGAATATGGGAATCAACAGCCTGGAAATGGAAATAGAATCTCTACACTCCTGGCTGCAGTTGCTGTGCTTCATGAGGAATGCTCTGCTGACAGCCACAGAAGTGAAGGACAGTAGAAGGCAGAGGGGAATTGTCATGGGCTGTAAGAGCTAGCTCAGGCATTGGCAGAATGAGGGAGGAACTGACATGGGTTGTTTAGAGATTTCCCTACCTGATGGTTCAGTAAAATCGAGTACTGGACTTAATTGTAAATTaacttctgtttgtttttctttttaggatAAAAATGACTTGAGGAGGGCTGAATACATGCTCCAACAGGCAGATAAATTGGGCTGCAGACAGTTTGTAACTCCAGCTGATGTGGTTGCAGGCAACCCTAAGCTCAATTTGGCTTTTGTTGCAAATCTCTTTAACACATATCCAGCCCTGCACAAGCCTGACAATTCATCTTATGATCTCAATTTATTAGAAGGTACTCAACTTTCTAACTGTATGGAAGAGAAGAATATTAGTATTAGAATATTTGTAGTGATTTCTACTTAGGTATTCCTTCTAGGTTGTGATGTAGGATCCCTGTGTGCTGGTGCCTGTGTTTGCTTACTAGCAGCCAATATAAGCCTTAGTGGAAAACCCCAGGAGTGTGTATATTGCTCACTTGTGTTAGCCTGACCAAATGGTCATTCCTGAATAACCTTCTGTCATCCATTTGCAGGAGCAAAAACTGTCCTACTTTCCTTTTGGTTTCCCGTGCTTCTTTCCATGCTATTTATATTTGAGCTGATGTACAAATTCTAGCTTTTCTTTGAAGTGCTATATTATGCAACTTTAATAGtctttgaaagtatttttcacatagtgcatttatatatatgtgtgagTATGTTTGTTGCCTTTTAAAgtaggaaacatttttttaaaaaaaggcttcTGTATCAGCAGCCTATATAAATCTATTGCATCAACAGCCTGTATAGATCCTGTCATGGCAGGGAATTTGGCCTTTAACTGTCCAGTTCAGATCTCTAATGCCAGACATAAAGGGATAATCGGTAGCAATCTTGGCTGTTGGCCTTGCTGTGGACCAGCTATTCTAGGATAATGGAATGGCTCCTGCCAGTGTATTTCACAGTTGTTCACTGATCTCAAAGGAGTGTGAGAATCAGGGGTGCTGCACTCGGGAGAATCATCAGCAATGTTCACATAGTCCTCTGCACTGCCTTCTCGTGCCTTCCTCTTACTGTTCCTATCAGGTTTCCTTTCCATCTAGGTGAGTCCATCTTCCTTTGCTCCTGTTTTTTCATGatttgtctgtgctgctgcatccctgtgTCACAAATCTTGTATCCCTCAGAGCATTCCTGTTTCCAGCTTCTTGCTCTTCTAGCTTCAGCTGGGTGCCAGCTGTGATAGAGGTTGTAGAGCACAGGACCTTGTCTTCCCTTTTCAGCTGTGATATCCCCAGTCACTGCAGTCCCTGCTGGCCAGGACAAATGACTGAAGGAAAGgtctgctcttcctctgcttcagTTTTGTTAGAAATGTCAGCTCTTGGAAGTGCATACAGGAGCTGTGTGGAGGTGGAATATGTTCAGTTCAGCTTCTCTGCTCTGAAGATAAAATCGCTGGTGTgatttgaaatactgaaaacttGGTTAAATTTGGAAGAGTTTTCAATGGCATGGGAAAAACCAGTTGAATTAGTTTCTGGACTTTCCTGAAACATTTAGATGGAGATGAAAGTCTCAGCCAAACCAGTTTAAAAAGTTACAATCAACTGAATGCTAGACTATGATTTTGTAATTATAAATACTGGCCAAATTTAACTTAGTATTTATAGTATATATTTTAGAGATGGATAACCATGCCAATGTTATCTGTTCAAAGAAAAGTAGATGACTCCTTTTTGCCCTCAAATAATAATTCCCGTGATGTCAAGTAGATCTAAACCATCAAAATAGTTATTTCAGCCCAAAGACAATATTGTTaatggtttttctttcctgttaatgtattgtttgttttccattaagTCCTGTGTTTATACTGATGTTTTCTCAAGCTAGTGTTATAAAATATGACATTGATTTCTTTATAGTTTCATCATAGATTGTCTGTTGAAATCTGACTCATAATTTATAATGCTTTCCTGTTTTGCTTCATGAAATGCAGATTTGACCCCTCCTAATGTAGGTACTGTATTTAGTACTTTTCTGTACTCCATAAAAGTGTTTATTCTGCAATTTTTcgttcttttttttccctattgtTTAATCATCTCTGTCCTTTTCTGGT is a genomic window containing:
- the PLS1 gene encoding plastin-1; translated protein: MENNITTISREELEELREAFGKIDIDNSGYVSDYELQDLFKEASLPLPGYKVREIVEKIILVTDSNKDGKINFEEFVSIIQELKSKDVSKSFRKSINKKQGITAIGGTSAISSEGTQHSYSEEEKVAFVNWINKALQDDPDCKHLLPMNPSDASLFKSLADGILLCKMINFSQPDTIDERAINKKKLTPFTISENLNLALNSASAIGCTVVNIGSQDLQEGKPHLVLGLLWQIIKVGLFADIEISRNEALIALLNEGEELDQLMKLSPEDLLLRWVNYHLANAGWQKITNFSQDIKDSRAYYHLLNEIAPKGDDPEQLPIKIDFTGFHDKNDLRRAEYMLQQADKLGCRQFVTPADVVAGNPKLNLAFVANLFNTYPALHKPDNSSYDLNLLEGESKEERTFRNWMNSLGVSPYVNHLYSDLSDALIIFQLYDMTRVPVDWSHVNKPPYSLLGGNMKKIENCNYAVELGKTKAKFSLVGIAGHDLNEGNPTLTLALVWQLMRRYTLNVLSDLGEGEKVNDEIIIKWVNQTLAKANKKTSIISFKDRSISTSLPVLDLIDAIAPKAVRPEMVKREDLSYQDKLNNAKYAISVARKIGARIYALPDDLVEVKPKMVMTVFACLMGRGLNRIK